The following proteins are encoded in a genomic region of Drosophila willistoni isolate 14030-0811.24 chromosome 2L unlocalized genomic scaffold, UCI_dwil_1.1 Seg196, whole genome shotgun sequence:
- the LOC6640443 gene encoding heterogeneous nuclear ribonucleoprotein K homolog isoform X1, translating into MKRESSDGDAAQDQKRNRRNEETVRILIPSSIAGAVIGKGGQHIQKMRTQYKATVSVDDSQGPERTIQISADIESTLEIITEMLKYFEERDEDFDVRLLIHQSLAGCVIGKGGQKIKEIRDRIGCRFLKVFSNVAPQSTDRVVQTVGKQSQVIEAVREVITLTRDTPIKGAIHNYDPMNFDRVYADEYGGYGTGSGSTRPSQRGNNRNGGGGGGGSGNGGAGFGNNGGGGGGGGGRGGSGGRDRFGGGGNGGSSNLGGGGGQRGDNPFINPWANNGVGGGGGGDVDGFGNNGGSSGGFGANSFGGGGGPFGGNNFGNNGFGGGDFGGNGGTNFSQNQSTNSLPSLSSFNPNQGGSGNSLPSLGNFGQTQGGGSLGNGNANSGSLGGGGANNGGSGGGFNASGGAGNAGGGGSNGSSNAPTNIPQGHDPNNSTQVTIPKELAGAIIGKGGGRIRRIRNESSAYITIDEPLPNSNDRIITISGTPKQIQMAQYLLQQSVHENGRRNI; encoded by the exons ATGAAACGTGAAAGTAGTGATGGTGATGCAGCCCAAGATCAGAAGCGGAATCGACGTAATGAGGAGACTGTACGCATACTAATACCAAGCAGT ATTGCTGGCGCAGTTATTGGCAAAGGTGGACAGCATATACAAAAGATGCGAACTCAG tATAAAGCCACAGTGTCTGTCGATGATTCCCAAGGCCCCGAACG CACCATACAAATTTCGGCGGATATCGAGTCGACATTGGAGATAATTACCGAAATGCTGAAATACTTTGAGGAG CGCGATGAAGACTTTGATGTGCGTCTATTGATTCATCAGAGTTTGGCTGGATGCGTTATTGGCAAAGGTGGCCAGAAGATCAAGGAGATACGTGAT cGCATTGGTTGCCGTTTCCTTAAGGTCTTTAGCAATGTGGCTCCACAGAGTACAGATCGCGTTGTCCAGACTGTCGGCAAGCAGAGTCAAGTCATTGAGGCGGTGCGTGAGGTTATTACCCTAACACGGGACACGCCCATTAAGGGGGCCATTCACAATTATGATCCCATGAACTTTGATCGCGTCTATGCCGATGAATATGGTGGCTATGGAACTGGCAGTGGCAGCACTCGTCCCAGTCAGCGCGGCAATAACCGCAAtggaggcggcggcggcggcggatCTGGCAACGGGGGAGCCGGCTTTGGCAACAATGGCGGAggaggcggcggtggtggAGGTCGCGGTGGTAGTGGTGGCCGGGATCGCTTCGGCGGCGGTGGTAATGGAGGATCTAGCAATCTAGGCGGTGGCGGCGGACAACGTGGTGATAATCCATTCATCAACCCGTGGGCCAACAATGGAGTTGGaggcggcggtggcggtgaTGTCGATGGCTTTGGCAATAATGGCGGTAGCTCTGGAGGATTTGGTGCCAATAGCtttggtggcggcggcggacCATTTGGTGGAAATAATTTTGGCAATAATGGCTTCGGCGGTGGCGATTTTGGAGGCAACGGTGGCACCAATTTCAGTCAGAATCAGAGTACCAACAGTTTGCCAAGCTTGAGTAGCTTCAATCCAAATCAAGGCGGCAGCGGCAATAGTCTACCCAGTTTGGGTAACTTTGGCCAGACACAAGGCGGCGGCAGCTTGGGCAATGGCAATGCTAACAGTGGATCCCTTGGTGGAGGCGGTGCTAATAATGGTGGTTCAGGCGGTGGTTTCAATGCCAGCGGTGGAGCCGGCAATGCTGGTGGTGGCGGCTCCAATGGCAGTTCAAATGCTCCAACTAATATTCCTCAAGGACACGATCCCAATAATAGTACACAGGTTACCATACCAAAGGAG TTGGCTGGTGCCATTATAGGCAAAGGAGGTGGCCGCATACGTCGCATCAGGAACGAATCGAGTGCTTATATTACAATCGATGAGCCCCTGCCCAATTCAAATGATCGCATCATTACCATATCGGGCACACCCAAGCAAATACAAATGGCCCAGTATCTGCTGCAACAGAG CGTTCACGAAAATGGCAGACGAAACATTTAA
- the LOC6640443 gene encoding heterogeneous nuclear ribonucleoprotein K homolog isoform X2, with product MLKYFEERDEDFDVRLLIHQSLAGCVIGKGGQKIKEIRDRIGCRFLKVFSNVAPQSTDRVVQTVGKQSQVIEAVREVITLTRDTPIKGAIHNYDPMNFDRVYADEYGGYGTGSGSTRPSQRGNNRNGGGGGGGSGNGGAGFGNNGGGGGGGGGRGGSGGRDRFGGGGNGGSSNLGGGGGQRGDNPFINPWANNGVGGGGGGDVDGFGNNGGSSGGFGANSFGGGGGPFGGNNFGNNGFGGGDFGGNGGTNFSQNQSTNSLPSLSSFNPNQGGSGNSLPSLGNFGQTQGGGSLGNGNANSGSLGGGGANNGGSGGGFNASGGAGNAGGGGSNGSSNAPTNIPQGHDPNNSTQVTIPKELAGAIIGKGGGRIRRIRNESSAYITIDEPLPNSNDRIITISGTPKQIQMAQYLLQQSVHENGRRNI from the exons ATGCTGAAATACTTTGAGGAG CGCGATGAAGACTTTGATGTGCGTCTATTGATTCATCAGAGTTTGGCTGGATGCGTTATTGGCAAAGGTGGCCAGAAGATCAAGGAGATACGTGAT cGCATTGGTTGCCGTTTCCTTAAGGTCTTTAGCAATGTGGCTCCACAGAGTACAGATCGCGTTGTCCAGACTGTCGGCAAGCAGAGTCAAGTCATTGAGGCGGTGCGTGAGGTTATTACCCTAACACGGGACACGCCCATTAAGGGGGCCATTCACAATTATGATCCCATGAACTTTGATCGCGTCTATGCCGATGAATATGGTGGCTATGGAACTGGCAGTGGCAGCACTCGTCCCAGTCAGCGCGGCAATAACCGCAAtggaggcggcggcggcggcggatCTGGCAACGGGGGAGCCGGCTTTGGCAACAATGGCGGAggaggcggcggtggtggAGGTCGCGGTGGTAGTGGTGGCCGGGATCGCTTCGGCGGCGGTGGTAATGGAGGATCTAGCAATCTAGGCGGTGGCGGCGGACAACGTGGTGATAATCCATTCATCAACCCGTGGGCCAACAATGGAGTTGGaggcggcggtggcggtgaTGTCGATGGCTTTGGCAATAATGGCGGTAGCTCTGGAGGATTTGGTGCCAATAGCtttggtggcggcggcggacCATTTGGTGGAAATAATTTTGGCAATAATGGCTTCGGCGGTGGCGATTTTGGAGGCAACGGTGGCACCAATTTCAGTCAGAATCAGAGTACCAACAGTTTGCCAAGCTTGAGTAGCTTCAATCCAAATCAAGGCGGCAGCGGCAATAGTCTACCCAGTTTGGGTAACTTTGGCCAGACACAAGGCGGCGGCAGCTTGGGCAATGGCAATGCTAACAGTGGATCCCTTGGTGGAGGCGGTGCTAATAATGGTGGTTCAGGCGGTGGTTTCAATGCCAGCGGTGGAGCCGGCAATGCTGGTGGTGGCGGCTCCAATGGCAGTTCAAATGCTCCAACTAATATTCCTCAAGGACACGATCCCAATAATAGTACACAGGTTACCATACCAAAGGAG TTGGCTGGTGCCATTATAGGCAAAGGAGGTGGCCGCATACGTCGCATCAGGAACGAATCGAGTGCTTATATTACAATCGATGAGCCCCTGCCCAATTCAAATGATCGCATCATTACCATATCGGGCACACCCAAGCAAATACAAATGGCCCAGTATCTGCTGCAACAGAG CGTTCACGAAAATGGCAGACGAAACATTTAA